In Thiovulum sp. ES, one DNA window encodes the following:
- a CDS encoding dinucleotide-utilizing enzyme possibly involved in molybdopterin or thiamin biosynthesis (PFAM: ThiF family): MEKYNRNILLFGDENFQKLSKKQVVIFGVGGVGSFALDCLYRTGITKITIVDFDTYDESNRNRQLWSDNAIGQKKVETLKKIYPEIQIIDTKISPEWVEDFDFSNFDLVLDAIDDIPSKVAIAKKVSEKLISSTGSANQIDPTKIRVISIWKTEHDPLAKKFRNELRKSGFRGDFKAIWSGAERVGERSGTFVGVTASFGLNLCSAGVQFLQKIKF, encoded by the coding sequence ATGGAAAAATATAATAGAAATATTCTACTTTTTGGTGATGAAAATTTTCAGAAACTTTCAAAAAAACAAGTTGTTATTTTTGGAGTTGGTGGAGTTGGTAGTTTTGCACTTGATTGTCTTTACCGAACTGGTATTACAAAAATCACAATTGTAGATTTTGATACTTATGATGAAAGTAATCGAAACCGTCAATTGTGGAGTGATAATGCAATTGGACAAAAAAAAGTCGAAACTCTCAAAAAAATATATCCAGAAATCCAAATTATTGATACGAAAATTTCACCTGAATGGGTAGAAGATTTTGACTTCTCAAACTTTGATTTGGTTTTAGATGCGATTGATGATATTCCGTCAAAAGTGGCAATTGCAAAAAAAGTTTCTGAAAAACTGATAAGCTCGACTGGTTCAGCAAATCAAATTGATCCGACAAAAATAAGAGTGATTTCCATTTGGAAAACTGAACACGATCCACTTGCAAAAAAATTCAGAAATGAGTTGCGGAAAAGTGGATTTAGAGGCGACTTTAAAGCAATTTGGAGTGGAGCAGAAAGAGTTGGAGAAAGAAGCGGAACTTTTGTCGGAGTTACCGCATCTTTTGGATTAAATCTCTGCTCTGCTGGAGTTCAGTTTTTACAAAAAATTAAATTTTAA
- a CDS encoding response regulator with CheY-like receiver, AAA-type ATPase, and DNA-binding domains (PFAM: Response regulator receiver domain; Stage II sporulation protein E (SpoIIE)), whose product MIDIDELKRHTKTLTILFADDAVETREMYHYFFDGLFKRVISASDGDEALQHYLAEEDSIDLILTDQLMPNMNGIEMIKKVRERNKKVPIILVTATREQGDLINAINLNVTNFIEKPIRYENILTAVENSIQRVIVENLIQKTREQELELLKYKNAYSNFQEGEAFKKQLSIIKNDIFKRRVKIEDDLFMIVEHFYEPKDTLSGDTYSIHHFDNKIFFFIVDAMGKGVSASVSTLISTSFINYYFEKKRNEFSFKQTLDDYLNFIKHSLLEDEIVSALFGELDLKNLSLKVANFSMPPVLAVDKNSEVIKLGSVSLPITPYSDDFEISEIDISDIQKFIFYSDGLTENITESGVQYIEYVAEDLKNSHSKSHFMKLFREKVEEQEDDTTLLYFEKLDLRENGIKTVSYPSTLNSVDIALEEFGMLLDEKNLGIVEKMRLESGFTELIMNAHEHGNLGILSPQKQKLMEDGEYTDYLLKAEKENPDKKILIQYYSFNGYIVLNITDEGEGFDTNILKDLLKKDHKRFHGRGIMMSNNDFDFVVYNDIGNSVLFGKKIN is encoded by the coding sequence ATGATAGATATAGATGAGCTAAAACGACATACTAAAACTCTAACTATCCTTTTTGCAGATGATGCTGTTGAGACCAGAGAAATGTATCACTATTTTTTCGATGGTCTTTTTAAAAGAGTCATCTCTGCCTCTGATGGCGATGAGGCTCTACAACACTATTTAGCTGAAGAGGATAGCATCGATCTCATTCTTACAGATCAACTCATGCCAAACATGAACGGCATTGAGATGATAAAAAAAGTTCGAGAAAGAAACAAAAAAGTTCCAATTATTCTAGTTACAGCAACTCGAGAGCAGGGCGACCTCATCAATGCTATTAATTTAAATGTAACAAATTTTATTGAGAAGCCAATTCGATATGAAAATATCTTAACTGCTGTCGAAAACTCAATTCAAAGAGTAATTGTTGAAAATCTTATTCAAAAAACAAGAGAACAAGAATTAGAACTTCTAAAATACAAAAATGCCTACTCAAATTTCCAAGAGGGTGAAGCTTTTAAAAAGCAATTAAGCATTATTAAAAATGACATTTTCAAAAGACGAGTAAAAATCGAAGATGACCTTTTTATGATTGTTGAACACTTTTACGAGCCAAAAGATACCCTTTCTGGAGATACTTACTCAATCCACCATTTTGACAATAAGATTTTCTTCTTTATTGTTGATGCAATGGGCAAAGGTGTTTCTGCTTCTGTTTCAACTCTGATTTCCACATCTTTCATTAATTACTATTTTGAGAAAAAGCGAAATGAATTCAGTTTTAAACAGACTCTTGATGACTACTTAAACTTTATTAAACATAGTCTGCTTGAAGATGAAATTGTCTCTGCTCTTTTTGGTGAATTAGACCTAAAAAATCTCTCCCTAAAAGTTGCCAATTTTTCAATGCCTCCTGTTCTTGCAGTTGATAAAAATAGTGAAGTGATAAAATTGGGTTCTGTTTCTCTTCCAATCACTCCTTACAGCGATGATTTTGAAATTTCTGAAATCGATATAAGTGATATTCAAAAATTTATATTTTATAGCGATGGTTTGACTGAAAATATAACTGAAAGTGGTGTTCAATATATTGAATATGTTGCAGAAGATTTGAAAAATTCACATTCAAAAAGTCATTTTATGAAACTCTTCCGAGAAAAAGTTGAGGAGCAAGAAGATGACACAACTCTTCTATACTTTGAGAAACTTGATTTAAGAGAAAATGGTATTAAAACCGTCTCTTATCCTTCAACTCTAAATTCAGTCGATATTGCTCTCGAAGAATTTGGAATGCTTCTTGATGAAAAAAATCTTGGAATAGTTGAAAAGATGCGACTTGAATCTGGATTTACTGAACTTATTATGAATGCACACGAGCATGGGAATCTTGGAATTCTATCACCTCAAAAGCAAAAATTAATGGAGGACGGTGAATATACAGACTATCTTTTAAAGGCTGAAAAAGAGAACCCAGACAAGAAAATTTTGATACAATACTATTCATTCAACGGATATATTGTTCTTAATATTACTGATGAGGGAGAAGGATTCGATACCAACATTTTGAAAGATTTGCTTAAAAAAGATCACAAAAGATTTCATGGTAGAGGTATTATGATGAGTAACAACGATTTCGACTTTGTTGTTTATAACGATATTGGGAACAGTGTTCTGTTCGGCAAAAAAATAAATTAA
- a CDS encoding Flagellar biosynthesis protein FlhB (PFAM: FlhB HrpN YscU SpaS Family~TIGRFAM: flagellar biosynthetic protein FlhB) — protein MAADDQEKTEEPTPKKIEDARKEGNVPKSQDISGLFTLFVASLTLLALIGIFRDDFFQFFQHIFLLNHEDINRENILQIAFETFKVFLLTAVIFAVPVAIAGVLGAVAQFGFIFTTKPLIPDLKKLDPIKGLGNLFSLKKAIEGLKITLKSMVTLAVGFWLFFQFIQELPTVSLFPLFQQMGWLAEKVVIIAFTMIFVTFVFAIADLLIVRKQYFDKLKMSKQEVKDEYKNLEGDPMIKQKIRQIQMEMSQKRMMSDIPTADVVVTNPTHYSIALRYDKSKDHVPRVVAKGVDHLAFKIREVANKHNIRIVENVALARGLYKVVEVDEFIPDEFFQTVAELLAYVYREDKKNRN, from the coding sequence ATGGCTGCTGACGATCAAGAAAAGACGGAAGAGCCTACCCCCAAAAAAATCGAAGATGCCCGAAAAGAGGGAAATGTTCCAAAGAGTCAAGATATTTCAGGACTTTTTACACTTTTCGTAGCATCTTTAACACTTCTCGCACTAATTGGAATTTTTCGGGATGATTTTTTTCAATTCTTTCAACATATTTTTCTCCTAAATCATGAAGATATAAATCGAGAAAATATTCTACAAATTGCATTTGAAACATTTAAAGTTTTTCTTTTAACCGCGGTAATTTTTGCCGTGCCTGTTGCAATTGCGGGTGTTCTTGGAGCGGTGGCACAATTCGGATTTATTTTCACTACAAAACCTCTAATTCCAGATCTAAAAAAGCTTGATCCGATAAAAGGTTTGGGAAATCTTTTTTCACTAAAAAAAGCGATCGAGGGTTTAAAAATCACCCTAAAATCGATGGTAACTCTTGCGGTAGGATTTTGGCTTTTTTTTCAATTCATTCAGGAATTACCGACAGTTTCACTTTTTCCACTTTTTCAACAAATGGGCTGGTTGGCGGAGAAAGTTGTAATTATCGCTTTTACAATGATTTTTGTTACATTTGTTTTTGCAATTGCAGATTTACTAATTGTGCGAAAACAGTATTTTGACAAGTTGAAAATGAGCAAACAGGAAGTTAAAGACGAATATAAAAATCTTGAGGGAGACCCGATGATTAAGCAAAAGATTCGTCAAATCCAAATGGAGATGTCGCAAAAACGGATGATGTCAGATATTCCAACTGCCGATGTTGTTGTAACAAATCCAACGCACTACTCTATTGCTTTGCGATATGACAAAAGCAAAGATCATGTTCCGCGAGTTGTTGCAAAAGGTGTTGATCATTTAGCATTTAAAATTCGGGAAGTTGCAAACAAACACAATATTCGGATTGTTGAAAATGTAGCTCTTGCTCGTGGTTTGTATAAAGTTGTCGAAGTCGATGAATTTATTCCAGATGAATTTTTCCAAACAGTTGCCGAGCTACTTGCTTATGTTTATCGTGAAGACAAAAAAAATAGGAATTAA